A DNA window from Tachysurus fulvidraco isolate hzauxx_2018 chromosome 4, HZAU_PFXX_2.0, whole genome shotgun sequence contains the following coding sequences:
- the ccdc172 gene encoding coiled-coil domain-containing protein 172, which yields MSTDVNDVSLDSLYQQILLAEQQTSENTGKLHEVKSSIIKAEKEIKSFTEKLERAYTELDEKAQLESEILLQLKLNKRQQEEMEKKKTDLLEQQNGLREEMERIKREVAEEKEKFVNTIRTFNSDFNLLKNRDLVFRHQTKSEIQTLQSESEALSKEIERLKQEKTQLITLQTEQQSLSAELQGLHSQLADVERELEEAVAHTESLKIERETAIQKPQTDSTCLRLKKDLEAHKELEMLHATLSTEIHVLLSELSQKPKV from the exons ATGAGTACAGATGTTAATGATGTGAGTCTGGATTCTCTATATCAGCAGATTTTGTTAGCTGAACAACAAACATCCGAAAACACAGGAAAGCTCCATGAAG TAAAATCATCCATCATTAAGGCTGAGAAGGAAATCAAGTCCTTCACCGAGAAGCTGGAGCGTGCGTATACTGAACTGGATGAGAAG GCTCAGCTGGAGTCTGAAATTTTGCTGCAGCTCAAACTGAACAAGAGACAACAGGAAGAAATGGAGAAGAAAAAGACGGACTTGCTCGAGCAACAGAATGGGCTCAGAGAGGAGATG GAGCGAATAAAAAGAGAGGTagcagaggagaaagagaagttTGTGAACACGATCAGAACCTTCAACAGCGACTTTAACCTGCTGAAAAACAGGGACCTTGTCTTCCGCCACCAGACCAAATCTGAAATACAGACTCTCCAGTCGGAATCTGAGGCACTAAGCAAAG AGATCGAGAGGCTGAAGCAAGAAAAGACGCAGCTGATCACCTTGCAAACCGAGCAACAGTCTTTAAGTGCAGAGCTTCAGGGGCTTCACTCACAACTAGCAG ATGTGGAGAGGGAGCTGGAGGAGGCAGTGGcacacactgagtcactgaAGATCGAAAGGGAAACCGCCATTCAGAAACCTCAGACAGACAGCACCTGCCTCAG GCTGAAGAAAGATCTAGAAGCACATAAGGAGCTGGAGATGCTGCATGCGACCCTCAGCACAGAAATCCACGTCTTGCTTTCG GAATTATCACAGAAGCCGAAGGTGTGA
- the si:ch1073-126c3.2 gene encoding uncharacterized protein si:ch1073-126c3.2 — translation MTARAMKLLPLLIALSSAAVRAYRPIAVQTHSTNCSTSQWSFDMFSEKLKISDGCMEALAAEWTESQTADAFNNLNRLADVLKKTQKSVCKDATPMECPTPAVQSKGGLVCVSAGGNRFCKPMCNEGYDFGFLRISRLFETCGNTSVYATGYKWTTQYVGGNKLAVCNKSGIRVAGASSAYFPANQDCWTTKSNSTLEQTIVNAFKIELGTKNVKGPYTHLCLMCG, via the exons ATGACAGCCAGAGCAATGAAACTGCTTCCACTGCTTATAG CGCTCTCTTCGGCCGCTGTTCGAGCATACAGACCCATCGCTGTTCAGACCCATTCGACCAACTGCTCCACATCCCAGTGGTCCTTTGATATGTTCTCAGAGAAGCTAAAG ATCTCAGACGGGTGTATGGAAGCGCTCGCTGCTGAGTGGACAGAAAGCCAAACCGCGGACGCGTTCAACAACCTGAACCGACTTGCGGATGTTCTTAAGAAAACCCAAAAATCAG TGTGTAAGGATGCCACGCCTATGGAATGCCCGACTCCAGCAGTTCAGAGTAAAGGAGGactggtgtgtgtctctgctggCGGGAATCGCTTTTGTAAACCGATGTGTAATGAG GGTTACGACTTCGGGTTCCTGAGGATTTCCAGGCTGTTCGAGACGTGCGGAAACACCTCTGTCTACGCCACTGGCTACAAGTGGACGACTCAGTACGTGGGCGGCAACAAGCTGGCCGTCTGTAACA AGAGTGGCATTCGGGTAGCAGGCGCGTCGTCCGCTTACTTCCCTGCGAACCAGGACTGCTGGACGACTAAAAGTAACTCGACGCTGGAGCAGACGATCGTTAACGCCTTCAAAATTGAGCTGGGCACTAAAAACGTTAAGGGTCCTTACACGCATCTCTGTCTGATGTGTGGATAA